From one Musa acuminata AAA Group cultivar baxijiao chromosome BXJ2-6, Cavendish_Baxijiao_AAA, whole genome shotgun sequence genomic stretch:
- the LOC135613647 gene encoding cyclic nucleotide-gated ion channel 4-like — protein sequence MIRKGMTTPVMTVFLTSFLSQYLPKVYHSVCFRRRLQNLLGYIFGTIWGEIALNLTAYFVASHAAGACWYLLGIQRATKCLEQQCMVTSGCRIRTMACADPVYYGTTTSIVDGERMAWAQNLHARSMCFDRSDNFEYGSYKRVVTLVSNPNRLEKILFPIFWGLMTLSTFGTILSTTEWLEITFNIIIVTSALLLVTTLIRNIEVFLHSTTSKKQALQSRMRILDRWMRRRNLRFEIRKRVRQDERQRWAAMRGVDEFEMMQHLPEGMRRDIKYHLSLDLVRQVPLFQHMEELVLENICDRVKSLIFPRGETITGEGDPVQKMLFVVRGHLQSSQVLRDGVKSYCTLGPGNFSGDELLSWCLRRPSVDRLPPSSSTLVAVEPTEAFGLDVADLRYVTQHFRHTFVSEKVKRSARYYSSGWRTWAAVAIQLAWWRHRLRLTVTSLSLVRPRWPPPRSSLMEENRLRQYTALLTSPKPNHHDFAVREGDDDP from the exons ATGATACGCAAAGGGATGACGACTCCGGTGATGACCGTCTTCTTGACCTCCTTCCTGTCGCAATACCTCCCCAAGGTCTATCACTCCGTCTGCTTCCGCCGAAGGTTGCAGAATCTCTTGGGCTACATCTTCGGTACCATCTGGGGAGAAATTGCTCTTAACTTGACAGCTTACTTCGTCGCCTCTCAT GCAGCAGGCGCTTGCTGGTACTTACTAGGGATTCAGAGAGCGACCAAGTGCCTCGAACAGCAGTGCATGGTGACGAGCGGATGCAGAATTAGGACAATGGCATGTGCAGATCCTGTGTATTATGGCACCACCACATCAATCGTAGATGGGGAGCGAATGGCTTGGGCTCAGAACCTGCACGCTCGATCCATGTGCTTTGACCGCAGCGACAACTTCGAGTATGGATCTTACAAGCGGGTAGTCACTCTGGTTTCTAATCCTAATCGCTTAGAGAAAATTCTGTTCCCAATCTTCTGGGGTCTGATGACTCTCAG CACGTTTGGGACCATCTTGAGCACGACCGAGTGGCTCGAGATCaccttcaacatcatcatcgtcACCAGTGCGCTGCTTTTAGTTACGACGCTTATCCGGAACATCGAG GTCTTCCTGCATTCGACGACGTCGAAGAAGCAAGCGCTGCAGTCGAGGATGCGGATCTTGGATCGGTGGATGCGGCGCAGAAATTTGCGCTTTGAGATCAGGAAGAGGGTGCGGCAGGATGAGCGGCAGAGATGGGCGGCCATGAGGGGGGTAGACGAGTTCGAGATGATGCAGCACCTGCCCGAGGGGATGAGGCGGGACATCAAGTACCATCTCTCCCTCGACCTTGTTCGACAG GTGCCTCTGTTCCAACACATGGAAGAGCTGGTGCTGGAGAACATATGCGACAGAGTCAAGTCTCTCATATTCCCCAGGGGAGAAACC ATCACAGGAGAAGGCGATCCAGTGCAGAAGATGCTGTTCGTGGTGAGAGGCCATCTGCAGAGCAGCCAAGTCCTGCGCGACGGCGTGAAGAGCTACTGCACGCTGGGGCCGGGGAACTTCAGCGGCGACGAGCTCCTGTCGTGGTGCCTCCGCCGCCCGTCCGTGGATCGGCTGCCGCCGTCGTCGTCCACGCTCGTGGCCGTGGAACCGACGGAGGCGTTCGGGCTGGATGTCGCCGACCTCAGGTACGTGACGCAGCATTTCCGTCACACCTTCGTGAGCGAGAAGGTGAAGCGGAGCGCCCGGTACTACTCGTCGGGGTGGCGGACGTGGGCGGCGGTGGCGATCCAGCTGGCGTGGTGGAGGCACAGACTTCGGCTGACGGTGACGTCCTTGTCGCTCGTGCGGCCACGCTGGCCTCCTCCTCGCTCCTCGTTGATGGAAGAGAACAGGCTGAGACAGTACACGGCGCTGCTAACATCACCCAAGCCTAACCACCATGACTTTGCAGTGCGAGAGGGTGATGATGATCCATAG
- the LOC135613884 gene encoding uncharacterized protein LOC135613884 translates to MSNDQRIHFGEPPTVGLPTPGEHPPHDEARDEHPIVASERYWRLFNDPGLSPPDGAPTDPSPVSPEAFHDLTHQVRALTSMVQTIIPIISQRTPPRVAHPSQQQEILARAHMPLSGLPGSPQNPMAQPGSREAEDTASRPEREAPSADSTNALQAQLRLVSQRLDEVQQEVRKSKGDHGVDRQQGSPFTPEIQDQAIPSHFRLPSLDAYHGAADPADHVATFRAQMVLYGTSDALMCRAFPTTLRDPARAWYSGLKAGTIASFDQLAKDFELSFLAYARPKPSVALLLGLNQREDEPLSHFVNRFTTQIRGLSDAHPSLLMQAFMTGLRPSRFFWSLVERPPAAVPEMIQRAGQFIAAETWMAGKREEHKKVKTEPPRQQQPSASRRRLDRSDLRSPLPVLSSSQTEILLHEKGKGLLKEPHPMRSPRELADRSKYCRFHRQHGHDTEQCRELKRQIEELIRRGHLSHYLPPVKEPSPHPEGPVERHIDVIAGGPAIGGGSASGRKAYARAAPDEASGHEPESEITFLTGAAERPDHDDALVILARIANAQVRRIMVDTGSSTDILYFDAFQKLGLAKESSRPIYLALTGFTGDSISPLGAITLPLTLGVPPRSKMVMTTFLVVDLPTAYNAILGRPTLNKIKAVVSTYYQIIKFPTHAGVGEVNESPRESRRCYLTAVSLHKRTRVEPPLEDPRETKRPAPHPEPKGPTIDVPL, encoded by the coding sequence ATGTCAAACGATCAGCGAATCCACTTTGGCGAACCCCCAACCGTTGGGCTTCCCACCccgggggaacaccccccgcACGATGAAGCCCGCGACGAACACCCCATAGTGGCGTCAGAACGTTACTGGCGATTGTTCAATGACCCAGGTTTGTCACCTCCCGACGGCGCCCCCACCGACCCGTCGCCAGTATCTccagaggcctttcacgacctcactCACCAAGTCCGAGCCCTGACGAGCATGGTGCAGACCATCATACCGATTATCTCACAGCGAACCCCTCCGCGCGTGGCTCACCCTTCACAGCAACAGGAAATCCTCGCCCGAGCTCACATGCCCCTCTCCGGGCTCCCTGGCTCACCCCAGAACCCGATGGCTCAGCCCGGGAGCCGGGAGGCGGAAGATACGGCGAGCCGCCCTGAGCGCGAGGCTCCGTCCGCCGATTCTACAAATGCCCTACAAGCCCagctgcgcctcgtcagtcaaagactTGACGAAGTACAACAGGAGGTCCGTAAGTCCAAGGGAGACCACGGAGTGGACAGACAGCAAGGatccccgttcacccccgagatccAAGATCAGGCGATCCCGTCACACTTCCGCCTGCCCTCGCTGGACGCATATCACGGCGccgctgacccagcggaccacgtggccACCTTTCGCGCCCAAATGGTGCTATACGGGACCTCCGAcgctttgatgtgcagggcgttcccgacaaccCTACGGGATCCGGCCCGCGCGTGGTACAGCGGTCTGAAGGccgggaccatcgcctccttcgaccaactcgccaAAGACTTCGAGCTCAGTTTCCTGGCTTACGCTCGACCGAAACCATCCGTAGCAttactcctcgggctcaaccagagggaggacgagcccctctcccattttgtgaaccgctttacgACTCAAATTCGCGGACTatcggacgctcacccctctctactgatgcaggcattcatgacaggcctgcggccttcccggttcttctggtctctcgtggagcgaccccccgccGCGGTTCCCGAAATGATTCAGCGTGCTGGCCAGTTCATCGCCGCGGAGACATGGATGGCCGGGAAGCGGGAAGAACACAAAAAAGTCAAGACGGAGCCGCCCCGACAACAGCAGCCCTCCGCCTCCCGTCGCAGGTTGGATAGATCCGACCTGAGGTCTCCTCTCCCCGTCTTGAGTTCTTCACAGACGGAAATACTTCTccatgagaaggggaaggggttACTCAAGGAGCcccacccgatgaggagcccgcgaGAGCTCGCGGACCGCTCGAAATACTGCCGTTTCCATCGGCAGCATGGGCACGACACTGAGCAGTGCCGTGAGCTAAaaaggcagatcgaggagctcatccgccgagggcaTCTCAGCCACTACCTTCCACCGGTCAAGGAGCCGTCACCTCACCCGGAAGGCCCCGTCGAACGACACATCGACGTGATAGCCGGGGGCCCCGCAATAGGGGGGGGCTCCGCATCGGGCAGAAAGGCGTATGCCCGGGCCGCTCCCGACGAAGCCTCGGGACACGAGCCCGAGTCCGAGATTACCTTCCTAACCGGAGCTGCCGAGCGACCTGACCACGATGACGCCCTGGTAATATTGGCCAGGATAGCCAACGCGCAggtgagaaggatcatggtcgacacgggaaGTTCGACCGATATACTTTACTTTGACGCTTTCCAGAAGCTCGGCTTAGCCAAGGAAAGCTCACGCCCAATCTACTTAGCGCTCACCGGGTTCACAGGAGATTCAATATCACCTTTGGGGGCCATCACTTTGCCTTTAACCTTGGGCGTCCCGCCAAGGTCAAAAATGGTGATGACCACCTttttggtggtcgaccttcctaCGGCCTACAATGCCATACTGGGACGGCCGACCCTCAATAAAATCAAAGCCGTTGTCTCGACCTACTATCAAATCATTAAGTTCCCGACTCACGCTGGGGTCGGAGAAGTCAACgaaagcccccgagagtccaggcggtgctacctaacCGCCGTTTCACTACACAAGAGAACCAGGGTCGAGCCACCGTTGGAGGACCCACGGGAGACAAAAAGACCGGCCCCTCATCCCGAGCCGAAGGGGCCCACCATTGATGTACCATTATAA